The Teredinibacter sp. KSP-S5-2 genome includes a window with the following:
- a CDS encoding disulfide bond formation protein B, which yields MFFLTKPRNILLIVYLGCIGLMMGAMYFQHILKLEPCPLCITQRVFVISVGLVAFGFWYSNPKTSLLKIGFALNVLLAAGGGSIAIRQLWLQSLPEELAPACGPSLTYMFETLPFWNAISVLFAGDGNCAEVVWTLFGISIPGWTLVAFIGLCFIHLWGLFQLFTSKS from the coding sequence ATGTTTTTTCTAACCAAACCACGCAATATTCTGCTTATCGTTTATCTGGGTTGTATCGGACTAATGATGGGGGCGATGTATTTTCAGCATATTCTCAAGCTTGAACCCTGCCCTCTATGTATAACTCAACGGGTTTTTGTCATTAGCGTGGGGTTAGTTGCATTCGGATTTTGGTATAGCAACCCGAAAACCTCATTACTAAAAATTGGGTTTGCGCTAAACGTTTTGCTGGCAGCCGGCGGTGGAAGCATTGCGATACGCCAGCTCTGGCTGCAGAGCTTGCCGGAAGAACTCGCTCCTGCATGCGGTCCAAGCTTAACCTATATGTTCGAAACACTTCCGTTTTGGAATGCTATTTCAGTGCTATTTGCCGGTGACGGGAACTGTGCAGAAGTCGTTTGGACATTATTTGGCATCAGTATCCCCGGCTGGACCCTCGTAGCTTTTATAGGTTTATGTTTTATACACCTATGGGGACTATTCCAATTGTTTACCAGTAAGAGCTGA
- the rsd gene encoding sigma D regulator, with the protein MLDNCKTAQERWGGVSEIIDRWLEERQQMLVLFCALSEILEDEENEQRAPKLKSMCEIMVDYTSAGHFEVYDQLVKEGREFDDTEGLKEASELFKTIDSTTEEILDFNDKYQETDDLDTIGVDLSKLGEVLASRFEAEDRMIEVLHIANKDKVV; encoded by the coding sequence ATGTTAGATAACTGTAAGACCGCGCAAGAGCGCTGGGGTGGAGTAAGCGAAATCATCGACCGCTGGCTGGAAGAGCGTCAGCAAATGCTCGTGTTATTTTGTGCTCTTTCAGAGATTCTGGAAGATGAGGAAAACGAACAACGAGCACCCAAACTCAAATCCATGTGCGAGATCATGGTGGATTACACCTCTGCCGGACATTTTGAAGTCTATGACCAGTTAGTGAAGGAAGGGCGAGAGTTTGATGATACCGAAGGCTTGAAAGAAGCGTCAGAGTTATTCAAAACGATTGATTCAACCACCGAGGAAATTCTGGATTTTAACGACAAGTACCAGGAAACTGACGACCTTGATACCATTGGTGTCGACCTTTCAAAATTGGGCGAAGTACTCGCCAGCCGGTTTGAAGCAGAAGATCGCATGATTGAAGTTCTGCACATAGCCAACAAAGATAAAGTCGTTTAA